GCGCTATATCTATAGGTGAATCGAGTTATTGGGTATTGCTACAGTCTGTGAAGGCAGCAGCATGAGCtgccatgtttaatcttatctcgGATCTCTATTTCGGAAGTGTTACTCGGTGACATATATAACGTTTTAAGATTAATATAATTCCTTTAAACCTTTGAAGGTGGAATATGAAGGCATCTACATACGCCTCCTCGTTACCGGTTTTTAGGTATGAATGGCTTGTTGTGTATTACGGAAATTCAGCCCCACAAGTTGCTGGCTTTGGCACAGTGGTGTTAGAGGTTATTACCATGTATGGTGTAGATGCCGGAGAGAGTTGTACCGCCTGTGCACGGCTGATAAGCCCCCTGCCCCTGCCCTCTCGGCACATACAGCAAGCGAAATACACAAACCAGCGATATATATCAACCCTACTTTTGGGAAGCCCACGTGACAGGCTTGCGAAGGAGCCAAGCCCACCCACTTCCGCCGCTACTCTACCCTATTGCTTACGTGTTCTTTCGAATGTTCGAACAGACCAATCACACCATACTGCAAAACAACTGCACCATCAAATGAAAGGGATCCGCCCCTGCAACGTCACGGACAGAAAGTTGTTAAAAAGGTGCCGCCCCGCGCGCATTCCTGGGCAGATCTTACCGAGACTCCTAACTGTCGGTCGGTGAGAAGCCAAGACTTTCCTATTTCCCGAACGCCGGCTTTTGCTTTGTAGAGTTATAACATCAAAGAAACATGGTGAGTACATCTACGCTAAAGCTGCTGCGTTATGCCAAACAAAGCGCGCTACCAGCTTTCGTTAAACACCCGCCCGTTTCCCTGTTATTCACGTAGGCGGTATGTTTAAGGCGGAAAGTGGACGGATAACGCATGAAACGCGGTAGGAGCAGTGGGTGGTTAGTCTTGTGTGGGAAAGGAAACGGATGGTTGATCTGTGTATGCGGTAAATGCAGGGCGCCCCTGACGTGATGGAGGCTGTGGTCCTAATTAATCACCAAACTAACCCATCTTTAAGACGTTAACGTAAATGTGTACGTCTGGAATAGGTGTTGGCCGCTCATCGGTTGTGTCCGTTAGCGTGTGCCACGCCTCAATAGCTGTGGCGCAGCACGTGCTCGGACTACCTGTCGTTGCGCTCTCCATTATGTAACTACTTTTCATTATCGgggcttattttttatttttatgtaatatgcGTCACTGGTGTCTGCATACTCCGTTACAATTAAAATCTAATAACGGGTCTTGCCGGTTTGTGGCGCATGTTTTCGGAAAATATTCTTTACTGATTTTCATGCCTCTAATAGCGCATGTTGGCCCCTGAGCGGGCACGGAAAGGCTTAGGCGTAAAGGAATAATGTTTCCGTCTATTTGTTAGAACAATACAGTTCCTCAGCGGCTCGTTGCGGTTTCATTCAGTCCGTCTCGCGGTAAAGATTCCCGAGTAATTTGCCGATAGCCCCGCCCGTACCAGTAATGGCTCTGCTGTATGTGTGGCGTACCGATAAAATGGACCTGCCTTCATACTCGCATTCGATTGGCTGGCTTAAACCGGCTGATTCGGGTAACGTTAAGGCTCAACTAATCATTTATAAGAATGCGGAGGGGGTTAACGTACCAGCGAGGCTGCACTGCGCACGTGCTAAGGCGCGTGGAGTGATGTCATTGTTCTCTTACCTGCGCGTAAACGCCTAATCTGCTGAATCACTCGGTACTAAAGCATTTCCTGGTGCAGGCCGCAGACGGTCACTTACTGGCGCGCAACCCCCCCTGCCACTAAGGATGGCTAGTAATTACAAATGTGCATCTTGATTGACAGGCTGATTATTATGGGATGACATAAAGAATAGCTAATCTATCGGCTTTCTTCCACTCCAACAAAGGCAGCTCAGCCCAACATGCAGCCAAATGTTGTAAAGCAGAGATAATGAGATCAATGATCTGTTAAGATCAGATGGACATGAAGTGGTAAATTATAGGaatattctaaataaatgtaacactcCAGCATGTGTTTAATGTTAATGGGGAATTTATGGGCGTGACGGGCATGTGGTTTGATGATGGCATCTAAGGAAAATCTTATTCCATCTTTTAGCCTCCAAATAAATTAGCCACTCTGACAATATGCTACAAGATTGCAAATGCCCCACAAGAGGAGGGTGGTTTTTCCCCTTTACCCCCTTCACCTTTATCATTTGGGGAGGGTACATTGTGAGTGGGGTGTTTACTACCAGTCATCCAGTAAAGTAAAGTGCTTTGTTTGAGCAGAAAGGTTTAAGCAAGGCTTTGTGACCTCATCTTTGTCGGCCTAACCGTTAATGGCGGCTGTTTCCTGATTCATACTGCAGCGCGGTGAAGATGTTGATGCGTTTAGTTCTGTTTTGTTGGTGCGTAGTTAATCCTGTTGGTGCTGGCCTGACATTCCTTGTTGAGTCAGTGTTAAGAAATCTGCTGGTTTCAGCTGGTTTGAAGCGTGGAACAACATTAGTATGTGAAGCATATGATTAAGCGGCTGCTTTGTTGAACAATGGGGGCAGACAAATCATTGGAACAACATTCATCAACGGAGCTTTGTAGGATGGATGGGAGGGGACAGGACATATTTTGGAGCGGGATAGAACTAGTTACATAGTAACCGCAGCCGTCTGGCTGCATGAAGAAAAAGCTTCATTATGCACAGCGCACACAGTTCATTGCAAAGCTAGAACAGACTTGAAAACACGAATAGCACATCCAGTATCTGCCGGTTTTCTGCATTAGAATCCTAACAAAATGGCTCTTGAAGGTGGTAACAGTGGGGTGTAACAAAGCCATCGTATTTGTTTAAAACTTAGATAATGCAAGTGTTTTTCATACTCTGGAAAATTTACAGACTAATTAATAGTAATGTGATGGTGCTTCCTAGTGGAGCACTGTATCTGATTTGGAAGCCCACTTTACTCGGTCCCACAGGAATACTACGGAGCACTAATGGTTCCTGTCAGAATGCCATTTGAATAGTTATTAATTTCACTGGTCTGAATAGAGCTCTTAGGAAAAGACGATGGTCAAAAGAATGGTATGCTTTGTCTCCTACGTCACAGATCTCTGCCTTCCTCATagtgtggcaaaaaaaaacccacaacacATGTGTCCCAAGCTAATGCCAATTGGAATCTATAAATCTAATAAAGCAACCGTCTGAAGTCTGAAATTATGCCAAGTTGTGTAACGTATGTACAATCATTTCACAGGAACATTTAACAGTTAAtacctgtcacttttcccacaGCGTGAGTGCATCTCTATACACGTTGGTCAGGCTGGTGTGCAGATCGGCAATGCCTGCTGGGAGCTGTACTGTCTGGAACATGGCATTCAGCCTGATGGGCAGATGCCCAGTGACAAAACCATTGGAGGAGGTGACGATTCCTTCAACACATTCTTCAGCGAGACTGGAGCTGGGAAACACGTCCCTAGGGCTGTGTTTGTAGATCTGGAGCCAACTGTCATTGGTGAGTAGATAAAACTTTGCTGGTTAAAATCTGTAACGGAAGCAAGTGAGAGGAATTAAGCATGTTGCACACGATACActttgaatatattatataaggcACATTTCCCTTCTCCATCTGTAGATGAGGTTCGTACTGGTACATACCGTCAGCTGTTTCACCCAGAGCAACTTATTACTGGGAAGGAAGATGCTGCCAACAATTATGCCCGTGGACACTACACAATTGGCAAGGAAATTATTGACTTGGTGCTGGACAGGATCCGCAAACTGGTAAGTCcatgaaataattaataaataaaaaaatttggtAAGTAACTGGAAAACTCCAGCGATATGACTCTTTTTCTGTCTCTTCCCCCTTCCCCTTCACAGGCTGACCAGTGCACAGGTCTTCAGGGTTTCCTGGTCTTTCACAGCTTTGGTGGTGGTACTGGTTCTGGTTTCACCTCCCTGCTGATGGAACGTCTCTCTGTTGATTATGGGAAGAAGTCAAAACTTGAGTTTGCCATCTATCCAGCACCACAGGTCTCAACAGCTGTGGTTGAGCCCTACAACTCCATCCTTACCACCCACACCACATTGGAGCACTCAGACTGTGCCTTCATGGTGGACAATGAGGCCATCTATGACATCTGCCGTAGAAACCTAGATATTGAGCGTCCCACCTACACCAATCTGAATCGCCTTATCAGTCAGATAGTGTCCTCTATTACAGCCTCTCTCAGATTTGATGGTGCGCTGAATGTAGATCTTACTGAATTCCAGACCAACTTGGTGCCCTATCCCCGTATTCACTTCCCTCTGGCTACATATGCCCCAGTTATCTCAGCAGAGAAGGCTTACCATGAGCAGCTCACTGTAGCTGACATAACAAATGCCTGCTTTGAGCCAGCTAACCAGATGGTGAAATGTGACCCACGTCACGGTAAATACATGGCTTGCTGCCTGCTGTACCGTGGTGATGTGGTTCCTAAAGATGTTAACGCTGCTATTGCCACCATTAAGACAAAGCGTAGCATTCAATTTGTAGACTGGTGTCCAACTGGTTTCAAAGTAGGCATTAACTATCAGCCCCCAACTGTGGTTCCAGGTGGTGACCTGGCCAAGGTCCAGCGTGCTGTGTGCATGTTGAGCAACACCACTGCAATTGCTGAGGCCTGGGCCAGACTGGACCACAAGTTTGACCTTATGTATGCCAAGCGTGCCTTTGTGCACTGGTATGTGGGTGAGGGTATGGAGGAGGGAGAGTTCTCTGAGGCCCGTGAAGACATGGCTGCCCTGGAGAAGGATTATGAGGAGGTTGGTGCTGATAGCGCTGATGCAGAAGATGAAGGTGAAGAGTATTAGACTTGTTGCTTGAAATGAGCTTTTTCTTTCTGTTGCTGAAACTCCCAATCTGAagtctaatttttttaaataaagtgccATTTTAAATGTGGCtaagaaatgtatgttttctgTAGTGTCTAATTTGGTGAAAAACTGCCAGACAAAGTCAACTGTTCGCATAAAAGTACTTACCTAGGGTcagaaaacagtattttattttcttcattcaAGACGTTCTAGTCACGTTTAATAAAGCTAATTAAAATACTGATGCTGTGGTGAGACCTAAgttactaaaatgtatttttaaaacgaAAAAAATACTTGGAACACAAAACACTTCATGTACATTTTAGCCATGAATTGGCACATAAGATTATTTGGGTCATTAAACATCTAGTCATCAATCCTAAATGTCCTGGTCTATTGGCAATTACTGATGTCCTTCATATGGTACAGATGTCAAGTTCTACAGTTTGCTTCCTGtcaatttaatgtttaatttaactATCAATATCCATGCACGTAGGTCATAAGACTGCTGTAGAACTCTTAAGCTTCATTTAAAACATGCAAGACTAAAGGAGAAAGTTTCAAAGGGAAATAGTTAATGGGGTTATgcgataataaaaaaaaaatctcgctTGTAATCTTTCTGCCTGTGTTTCTATTGCCTTGCCAGTTTCTCACGTTAATAGTTGCTGCCCCCTGCTCATTCGTACCGACCAGAGAGTGCTAACCACATCTATAGACACATGGTGGGGATGGTGTCTGTTACCACATAACATGTAGTTAGTAAGACCCTCATGCGGAAGGGGAATGAACACATCGTgcaaaattttatttaaaagttatgTGCCTGTTGGGGTAGCTTTTGGGTAATGCCTGACCAAATATAGGTGTGGTGTAATGTGGTAAAGCAAAAACATGATATGAAGCTGTTGAGTAATGCAAGTATGCCAGCTGCTACTCTGAATCAAGAAGATGTGGACTGATAATGTGCTATCTGGATGGGTGCTGCAGCATAGGAGCTAAAATACAGTACTGCGGTTTTGTAGGACCACACACTAAAATTAAATGGCAGTTAAAAGAAGCTTTATTAGTCTATGAACAGCAATCCCTTCCGAGTACAGAACTGAACTTTACAGCACATGATGCAGAATACGTTGTTTCAGGAAGTATAAGTTCAGATCCAAATATCTGAATAGTAATCTTTGGGTTAAGTGCACTTGGAGTCCAAAGGACTAGATCACTGATGCCATGATTGCTGGATTTACTAATGATGGTACAACAGACCATGAAAGTTCCATGTTAGGTTATTATTTGGTGTAATTAAGTAAAATTATGATTTCTAAAGTGATCCAGGCTGCTTATTTACTTATGCAAATATTGCAGTGTCGTTAATATTTCCAGTCCATTAGTTTTGCTAGTATGGTTATGAGAACATTAAAACCCCGGAGGGGTTTGGTGCTCCCTAATGTACAAATTTAAGTAGAGATTTAATCTGGACACTAGATATTTTACAAGCACTACTAATTTCCAGGAAGAAGCCGGGTGTTAACATTAAATTTTAAGAAGGTACAGGCTAATGAGGAGTGGTTGAGGCTTGCATAAGATTTTAGTCATATCAGCCATGTAGCACTCAAAAAGAGAGACTTCTGATTTGGAAACGTCAAGCCTTTAGACatgcccttacaaaaaattactgcagtttttctgaagtaatactgcagttttttggacatgaaaaaactgcaatactgcacttttaatgcacgtttactgcacttttactgcatttgtacttcactgtactccagtattactgcactttttttttatatattgcaaacctacagttgtaattcaaAGTACTGcagtttattgcatttgtacttccgtacaaaaacaactgcagtaaaactgcagtacagtgaagtacaaatgcagtaaaactgcagtaaatgtgcagtaatactgcagtaaaagtgcagtattgcagttttttcatgtccaaaaaactgcagtattacttaagaaaaactgcagtaatgtTTTCGTAAGGGTGGACTCTCGTGGGATGTGGATCCTTATGTAGGGAGGCAAAACAAACACTAGCTAAGAGAGTCAAGAGATCCCTGTATGTATCCGTCGCTGTAATTGCACCATGAGAAGCATAGCTACTACATGCGGTACAGGTTAGAGGCTACACTACCATATTGCCACGATGcagctgcccttttttttttttgaatcgGCCAGAAAATCACAGCTGTAACGCCCTGCCCCCGGGCCacacccccaaaaaacaagtgTCCCTCTGGGCGTTTGAATGTTGAGAGATGTTAATGAAGCTCTTCATGGGCTCTGAATAAATAGAACCCCAGTTTTATGTGGGAGTCTTATCTTTCTTCCTGGGGATTGTCTGCCgatattgttaaaatattacTGGTTAGTATTTTGGTGTTATGGATACACCTTTCCTGTTTCATACCCATAAATCCTTATTCTATCAGTGTCTGTGCTGCTTCCTGttttgttagggatattaatgagacaaaataggcaaaaccaatattttatcacatacgcaaaataacgacgctaccaatcATTGTGGTACCACATCCATAAgattaatttaaggagataccctatattttatctccgatcctaaatcctttcagatcgccgaaaattataattcaaatcagatatAGATCACCAAaatagtcaatcaaaaatatttattgtaaatgcaatttataaaatctgtatatgggtcacacagtgcatgatataaaacacaaagttcttaaaacatgtaaaaattgaaTCAATtgaaaaacagtatattatcgatagttattaatataaattggtactttatgagtctaacacacaattaatttccattccattcagcaaccaaaaattgataataatcagggcagtaataaaaatatcattatctctcttatatattagttcaactaatatgacaaattaaaataatttaataatgtctaagagtatttagtgaagttcctaatagatgcaaataatgtcaaacttcatctacaggtaaaaataccttttcattattgttattatcacgggttataagctgcagtctcacaagccgccatatacaataatgccatatattatttcccagaaacagggaattctatatgaagaagataaaattcatctctattcagaataataaaacgattatatttaccaccactgGTTGCTGTGATtcaactggtccttgtagaaattaatccaggttcagtggcaagaaattgaaTGGAAAGAATATCACTTtaggttagaactcaaagtaactccaagagtgaaatatggtgTCAGGATCTTAAAATTCCAATTCTCTGCGGTTTATTTGGTGAATCAGCCCGTCCGGGTCTATCTATCACAGGGTCAGTTCTTTTAAGGTCCCTTTCTTAGGTGAGAGtccttaattattaaaaaccttagcttttaaagacagggcttattatcatagcctccacctcttgattggaattctccaatcataacagtgggttttacccattaaaattaggatttctactcatatttacaccattgtaatttcttactttacctgtgagagacgctctggtctaagaattaacttaaaaccattacatatgtgtttggaatttattCTTGGTCACCCTTATCACCAGGTGTTACCTCCTAGATAGTAACTCAGGACTTGGTAGTCTTACCATGTATCCCCCATACGAATTCACGTTCCCAAGGATATGCAgcgtctactccttaactttctcatggaagatgatattaattgtatcatacttactgaaacatctatatacatgaatacttctttgttctcaattatagagagaacaaggacaaaaagaaataatcactacatgattaagtaaaataaaatggctctgactccattttgtgttcatgtaaaatacagaatatatggaatacatgttttttatgataaaatatctgacataatTCCCCTTTTAGATTATGACAAAGCAAGGTCTAGTTTGCTTTAGAATGATCTAAACAAACGTCAGATGGCTTATTAACGACTTCAAATCATGTTGTCCGACATGGGACTTGCAGGGGTATAATGCACAGATTGGAACACTTTTGCTCCTGTAAGAGAAGTCATTAATGAaaactttacagtaagaacaattaGCCATATAAGAACTGTTACAATCATCAAAccaaaaatgatgtcattgtaATATGACCAATCCACATTGTGTATGATATTGGTATCTTGTTCCGTGTACTTATAGGCATCAACAGAAATATTATTCTTCCTGATAGACATCTGTATTGTATGGTTAGGCTTATAATTAAGCAGATATTGGAGATCAGGATTAATGGGAATGTCAAGATTTTGAAACGCATCAACCATTTGAACTTCCCCTTCCCAAACATCGGTACCAGCAGGGTACAAAGTAACAGTGCCTACAGTAATACGCGAGTCCTGGGGTACCTTGATGAGTGACACAGGAGATGGCAAGGCTATCACCTTATTAGTTACTTGATCTCTCCGAAATATACTCATGTTTTTGTACAGAGTACTGACCAACCACCTATCTTTTACCAAGATAGCATGTACTGGAGCATTATCACCAGTTTTTGTCATAGTTACTTGACACTTTTCAGAACCgtgcttaatatatttaatttcacaTAAAGCATTGGTAGAATCGTATATAAAAGGATTCCCGTCACACTGAAAATTATTGTCCTTAAATTTAACACATTCTGTCAAAATAGGTATTGAATACCAATCTGGTACCCATGGTTGAAAAGCCAACACAGCAGGGGTTTGGATTTTGACATGTATCTCATTCTTCTATGTTCCAACATTATGTATGGTTTTTAACTGAAAAATGTTTCGTGGGGTAACATACGGGATTGATAATAAGAAACATATTTCTATTCTCTCTGGATCAATATAAAGAGGAAGAGCACTTCCCATTTCATAGGCCAGATTTAGTTGCATGGGCTCCACGGTATTGCCATCGACTTTTGTAATCATTTTACGAACGATATCGTCTGCAACAAAATATAAAGGGATGTGTCCTCTGGTTAAATCAGTCATTCCAGATTGCACTTCGTCCAAAAATGAAGTTGTGTGGAATATTATCGGGTCGTGCATAGACAAAAGTTCACGTTTGAATTGTTCATAACTTTGGTGCAGATTAATGGAGTGAGAGATTAATTTGGAATGCATATTCGTGGTTACAATGGTATCATTCACCATAACTATTAAATCCACGAGATACTCTCTTTGTCGTTCCATTTCCCGATGAATAGCAttgatttctccttttaagCCTCGAATTTCGTTCTCCAAAGTTTGAACAGAAACAGCGTTTGCGGTAGACATACCGGTTGCAACGACGGCACCTATTGCTGTACATACTAAGGCAACAATTAAAGCAACAAGAAATCTTTTAGCTCGATAATTCATTGTAATGGAGCTCGATACAAACggcttcctggcttgttccaaaATTTCTTGAACGCGTCTTTGTGCTCTTTCAAGATGCATCTGGTACCAGGCCTTTAATTCAGGGAGCTGCATCGATGAAACGTTGTACTGTTTTTCGATGGAGATCTTCGGGTCTAAGCTGACAAACACACGTTGTGTTAGGATCCTCTTTTCTGTAAGGATGAATCCAGGAGCTTCTTGGATCATGATGCCAGAGGATGGTCCAGGCTCTGCGATCGGTTCCATCCGCATCTCGTGACACAGGAGTAATACGATCCAGACGATCGCCACATCCTTCTTGGACATCTTTCAGAACATGAATTCTTGTCTTAAtattcaaaaagaaaagaatagtaTGAGTATACGTACTTGTAATATCACTTGACATTAAAACATAACTATCCAATCTACCTATCGATATTGATATAGTTGCTGGATGGTATGGAAATTAATGACATGGATATACATTATCGCATAACATAACAACATTTCAAGTTGTATACGATATCACATTGTAGATTTTGATCTTCTGACTTCACACCGATGTTCAATCTTCTATCTCAGAATCATTATCTAGAATTCTTAACTGAGATCTAGGATGACAAACACGCAATTGGTTAATATGAACCCATTTTTCAACAAAATTACCATCTTTAGGAATCTTGATCTTATAGGCTACTGGTGAAATCTTGTCAATTATGACATATGGACCCTTCCAAGAAGGTAGAAACTTCTTTTCTTTCACTTGGTTTCGTGCAAAGTTATACAGATAAACTTGGTCGGAGATTTCATATTCTTTCTTAGTAGTCTTCAGATCATAGTAGGTTTTAGCACTGATTGCTGCTTTTTCTAGATTCTTTTGTGCAAAagcaaatgcatattgaagATGTTTACGTAGATTTTCAACATACTGATGGGTTGTTGCAGCGTTGATCAAATTATGATCAGATGTGCGATATAGCAGATGTTGTGGTAAAATCATCTTTCTGCCTGTCATCAATTCAAAAGGTGACATCTTAGTGGCGGTACTAGGTGTAGCTCTAATAGCTATTAGAACTAAGGGCAATTTAACATCCCAGTCCTTGCCAGATtctttcacatactttttgagTATGTTTACTATGGACTGGTTATAACGCTCTACCCCTCCGCTAGAAGCTGCACGGTAGGCGATATGTAACTTGCGCTTCACACCTAGGATTTTCCACATTTTTGTCATCACTTTGCTTGTGAAATGACTTCCACGATCTGACTCGATTCTCTGAGGAAGGCCAAATCTGGAAAATACATGATTAATTAGTAATGCTGCACACACAGAACTAGTGTTCTCTTTGTATGGAATACATTCTACCCATTTGGTGAACATACATGTAACAGTTAACATATACTTGTTACCTCTTGAGGATCTAGTTACAGGTCCAATGAAATCGATTTGTATGTCAGATCAAGGTAGAGACATTCCTCGTTTCTGAAGTGGTGCACGATGAGTGGGAGTATGAGGTTGGAATTGCGGACAAATCA
This sequence is a window from Spea bombifrons isolate aSpeBom1 chromosome 2, aSpeBom1.2.pri, whole genome shotgun sequence. Protein-coding genes within it:
- the LOC128473402 gene encoding tubulin alpha chain, which gives rise to MRECISIHVGQAGVQIGNACWELYCLEHGIQPDGQMPSDKTIGGGDDSFNTFFSETGAGKHVPRAVFVDLEPTVIDEVRTGTYRQLFHPEQLITGKEDAANNYARGHYTIGKEIIDLVLDRIRKLADQCTGLQGFLVFHSFGGGTGSGFTSLLMERLSVDYGKKSKLEFAIYPAPQVSTAVVEPYNSILTTHTTLEHSDCAFMVDNEAIYDICRRNLDIERPTYTNLNRLISQIVSSITASLRFDGALNVDLTEFQTNLVPYPRIHFPLATYAPVISAEKAYHEQLTVADITNACFEPANQMVKCDPRHGKYMACCLLYRGDVVPKDVNAAIATIKTKRSIQFVDWCPTGFKVGINYQPPTVVPGGDLAKVQRAVCMLSNTTAIAEAWARLDHKFDLMYAKRAFVHWYVGEGMEEGEFSEAREDMAALEKDYEEVGADSADAEDEGEEY